GCCGTGCACCTCTCCGCGAAGCGCCCGGCCGCCGGCAGTGCCCACACCGGCGTGCCGATGGGCGGCTCCGACGACGGGTCGGCGCACTTGGTCACCGATGCCGAGGTCGTGCAGGCGGCACGACGTGCGCTGGACACCGCCGGCGTCTGACCGGGTACCCGGACGTCAGCGCCCGGCGGTGGCGTGGTTCGCGACCTGCGTCGCGGAGAGCACGGTGCTGTAGACGGCCGCGTACCGCATCTGGCCGGTGAACCAGAAGTTCGACGGCTGGCCGGGCCACCCGGAGACGGTGTCGTACCCGATGCGCCAGTAGCCGGTGTAGTTCTCGGGAGCCGTGTACGCCGCGTTGGACGCGACGAGCACGCCGTCCGCGTAGAGCCGCATCCCGGTGGCGGCCGACATCGTCGCCACGACGTGGTGCCACGCGCCGTCCGTGTAGGTCTTGGGCGAGGTGACGACCTGCGTGGTGCCGTTGTACGCGCCGAAGACGAGCTGTCCCGAGGTGTTCAGGTACACCTGTCGGTCGTGCTGCCCAGAGGTCGTCACCTGGTTGCTGCCGAACCCGATCAGCATGCCGCCCGCGACGGTGGTCCGGAACCAGACCTCCTCGCTGAAGGTGGTCGGGTTCGCGACCGCCTTCGGCGTCGAGACGAAGCTCGTCGACCCGTTCAGCTGGTAGGCGGTGCCCGCGTCGCGCGGGCAGGCGTTCGGGCTCGGTGCGATCGCCGCCATGGACCCCTGGTAGGTGCCGTTCTGGCTCTTGCCGGACCAGTCGGTCGCCACCGTCGAACCCGAGGCCTCGCCGAGGCGGTAGGCGAACACGGCGTTCGCGGTGTCGGCGCCGACGGCCGCGGAGCAGGTGAAGTACGGGGCCGTCCCGGCGGTGTCCGTGTCGTTCGTGATCTTCGCGCCGAAGGCGGAGCGGGTCGGAGCGAAGGCGTTGAACAGGACGACGACGGCGATCGCGAGGACGAGGACGAGCGCCACGACGCGGCCGTCCCGGAGCCGGCGGGCGATCGCGCCCGGGGCGGACCGGAACGCGCTCACGATGCGCGCACCGCGTCGGTCCGGCCGACGGAGAGGCAGAGCGCCAGCGGCACGAGGCACGCGGCGATGAGGAGCCCCCAGCCGACGGGGCCGAGGTCGATGTTCGAGGTCAGCTGGTAGTGGCCGTTCTTCGTGAGCTCGTGGATGACCATGTGTCCGACCTGCCCGTCGACGAGGTGCAGCGGTTCGGCGCCGGGTGCCGTGACACGGACCGGGAACATGCCCGAGGACACGATGGTCACGTCGACACCGGTGTGGTCGGCGGTGTTCGTGATCGTCGTCACGTTGACGAACGGCTTCAGGACGAACGCCGCGTACGAGACGGTGAGTGCCCCGCCCGCGATGCGGAGGCACGTGCGGGTGACCCGGTCGGTGAAGACGCTCGTGAGCGTCCAGATCACCAGCGTGCCGATGAGCAGGAGCGGGGCCGCGCGGAACAGCCAGCCGAGGTGCGGGACGAGGAGCACCGGCGAGCCGATGACGTCGGCCTGCGTGAGCGTCCACGGGTCGGTCGCGCCGTTGATGTCGCCGCGGGTGTGCAGCCCGCCGTCGTGGTCGACGCCGATGATGCGGTGCGTGTAGACGACACCGGGGTTCGCCGCGGTCTCGAACGTGACGACGTCACCGACCGCGAGGTCCGACGCGCGGGCCGGCAGGTCGAGGACGAGCGTGCCGACCGGTGCGGCCACGCCCATCGACGGGGTCTCGACGACGAACCAGCGCCCGCCGGAGCCGAGGAACAGGACCGCAGCGCCGAGGAGGACCGCGGCGACGACGGCGACCGACCAGGCGAGGACGGTCTCGAAGCGGGTGGCGGTGTGTGCGCCGAGGAGCGGCCGGTCGAGCGTGCCGCTGAGCGGGACGGCTGCGGTCTGGCTCATGTGCTGCTCCGGTCGTCGAGGGTGGTGCGGGGTGGGGACGGGGTGGGGTGGTGGGTGGCGACGCTCGGCCGGAGGGGGGTCGGCCGAGCGTCGCCGGTCTGGGGTGGTCCGGGCCGCTAGGCGGTGAAGGTCCAGGTCATCGGCACCGAGGCGGCGAGGCCCTGGTAGGTGTTGCCGGCCGACGAGTCGAGCGTCACGGCGAAGTTGAACGGGACGCTGGCACCGGCCGCCGGGGCGGGCGGCATCGTGAACGCGGTCGAGGCGGCGCCCTTGAAGCTGGCGAGCGTGCCGCTGAACACGGTGGTCGAGCCGGAGGTGATGACGAGGTTCATCTTCGAGCACAGGTCGGTGGCGCTGCCGTTGACGGTGCCGTTGTTGGACTGGGTGCAGGTCGCGCCCGGGGTCAGCGTGAAGGTGGCGGCGTTGGCGGTACCGGTGTTCTTGATCGAGATCGCGGTGTTCACGGTGTTGCCCGGCGTCATCGTCGTGCTCCCACCGAACTTGTTGATCGTCGAGCAGGTCGCGGCGTTGGTCGAGACCGATCCGCCGTCGGTGCTGGTGCAGGTGACCGTGCCGCCGGCGTTCTGCTCCTGCATGGTCAGGGTGCCGCTGGCGGCGGTGTTGCTGCTGTTGGTGATGCTCGCGGCGAACCCGGACAGCGTGCCGGTGAGCGACAGCGAGAGGAGGACGGCGGCGAAGATGCCCGCGAGCAGGGCGACGGGGGCGAAACGGATCCGCTTCGCTGCGGAGGTGCGGGGCTTCTTGGACACGGGGAACCTCTTCGGTCGGTGTGGTCTGGCTGGTCGGTGTGGTCCGGCTCTTCCGGAGGAGCAAGGGGTTCGGGCCGACTTGCTTCACTCATCAAGATACTCAATCATTCACAAACTTGGCTACTCGTGTACTGTCCCCAGTGTGAGGGACGCCACGGACGGCCCCTCCGGACCCGAACTGGAGGACCTGTGACCCGAGCAGGTGCACCCGAACCCACCACCGACCCCGGCGAGCTCATCAGTGCGTTCGACGCCGTCGTGCGCGCGAACGCCGTGCTCGTCCGGCAGCTCAGCGCCCGCGCGGGCGTGCACGAGAACGCCCTCCGCGCA
This is a stretch of genomic DNA from Curtobacterium sp. 458. It encodes these proteins:
- a CDS encoding LamG domain-containing protein gives rise to the protein MSAFRSAPGAIARRLRDGRVVALVLVLAIAVVVLFNAFAPTRSAFGAKITNDTDTAGTAPYFTCSAAVGADTANAVFAYRLGEASGSTVATDWSGKSQNGTYQGSMAAIAPSPNACPRDAGTAYQLNGSTSFVSTPKAVANPTTFSEEVWFRTTVAGGMLIGFGSNQVTTSGQHDRQVYLNTSGQLVFGAYNGTTQVVTSPKTYTDGAWHHVVATMSAATGMRLYADGVLVASNAAYTAPENYTGYWRIGYDTVSGWPGQPSNFWFTGQMRYAAVYSTVLSATQVANHATAGR
- a CDS encoding S26 family signal peptidase; amino-acid sequence: MSQTAAVPLSGTLDRPLLGAHTATRFETVLAWSVAVVAAVLLGAAVLFLGSGGRWFVVETPSMGVAAPVGTLVLDLPARASDLAVGDVVTFETAANPGVVYTHRIIGVDHDGGLHTRGDINGATDPWTLTQADVIGSPVLLVPHLGWLFRAAPLLLIGTLVIWTLTSVFTDRVTRTCLRIAGGALTVSYAAFVLKPFVNVTTITNTADHTGVDVTIVSSGMFPVRVTAPGAEPLHLVDGQVGHMVIHELTKNGHYQLTSNIDLGPVGWGLLIAACLVPLALCLSVGRTDAVRAS